AGGAGTTCAACAGATGGCTCGATGAAGCGCTGGATGAAATGGAGAAGGAGATAGAGAGCGAGGCCGTTCCGAAAAGTGAGCCGATAAAAACCACTTTACCCCACAGGCAAGCCATGACGTCAAAAGCTCAAAGCGATAAACCCTGGGAATCGGATCCGGAATATCAGAGGTTGGATCGGGAATTTAAAGAGAAACGGAGAAGACTCATCGTCGTCTCTTCACGTGCGGATGAGATCGGACGGAGGCTCGACCAACTGCCCAGGGAAGGGCCCGCATCGGACCCCAGAATGCAGGAGAGGTTGTCTCTTGAAGAGGAGTTCAATTCCCTTAACTGGGAACGTTTCTTCCTCCAGACGGAGCTTATAGAGCTCTGGAAGGCGAAGGAGGCCATTAAGAAAAGTTATAAGGAGAGAGTAAGATGATAAAATCGCATATTTGGCTTCTCATAATAATAGAGCTGCTCAACCCTTCTCTGTCTTTTAGTGATAAATTGACCCTCTCTGAAATTGTCGAGGGATTAAATTTAGCTCGAAAAACGATTAGAAGTGGTGAACTACGGCTGGAATATCGAATAGGACCAAGACCAATGCGTCCGGCAGATGCTTATAAGGCAGTGAAACGATATCAGGAGATTCTTAGTCTTAAACCTAAAGTGATCACCTATAAAGGTGACAGTGACATAGCTTTTATCTACAATATGTTGCTAGCCGGAATTCCTAGACGGGAAGAGTGGACTGTCTTCTTTGAAGTTTTCAACAGTTTTTACCGTTATAGGCTGGAGATCAGGGACTGGACTATACAGGATGTGCCGGTGGGAATCGCTGAGATTTTCAATTTAGGCTATCAACGTACTTATCTTTTTGATGGGCAATATCAGGTACGTTTAAGGGAAGCTGAGAGATTAGCTCCAATCGCTCAGTTTTTCACTGGAGAAAGATATAGATATTTCCACCATTTTGAACAGATGGGACGTCTTGATTTTCAAATGCCAGCTGTCCCTGAATCTCAAAGCGTTGAGATGGATGAAACTGCTTCAAACTATCCGAGGCTCATAGGTGTGGAGAAAGATAAGGAAGGTAAGGATATATACATCCTCCAGTTCTGTGATCTCAAATTATGGGTTTCTCCGGAGGAAGGTTTTTGTCTCCGCAAGGTTGAAAAGCATCTCGATTCATTTCGAGCAGGGCTTGTTAATTATGCTAAGGTCTCATCTTATGAAGATTACAGGGCCTTTTCAGGTGTCTGGTATCCCACACGGATTACTATGGTGTATTTCTCACGAAGCAATGGGGAGATTAAGAAACTTCAACTTAGTTACAATATACTGGAGGCTAGCTTCAATGTGAGTTTCCCTGAATCTTTCTTTAAGGTAACACCTTCCGCTCTTGATAAATCGAGGTGGTGTATTAAGCATGAATATTGAAAAAACCAAAGGAAAGGAGGGTTTCCAAAGATGAGAAGCCTTAACTCTTTATGGGGCGTCACGATATTACTCGCTCTGACTTGGGCTGTCATTTTCGTCGTTAAAATTATAGAACCAGCTCAGGTTAGAGCGGACTCGGACTGCTATGAGAAGTGTGTTGATCCCGGTGCTCCCCCAGAGGAGTGGTGGGAGTGTAAAAAATCTGATCCAGGTCCATGTATGGACTACGGTGGACATCCTCCTGGATGTTATCGAACGGATGGATACCGAAGCTGCCCTCCGACTCAATACTCATGGGAAGATCCGTATGAGTGCGGGACCTCTTCCAATCGAACCGATACCTGCCTTGTATATCCAACTGAGTACCCTGCTGGTTATGAATACACCTGTGTGGGTGAAGATTCAGGGTGCATAGGATTCGAGTATCCGCCATGTATAAAGGAGTGTAGGATAGTTGCTGAGGATGAAGTTCTAGTGCACTTTACATGCTCAACTGAATACGCTCCATGGTGCGAAACATCCAGTTAAACGATAAATGAAGGGCGGGTATCTGCCCGCCCTTTTAAGTGGAATTAGGGAAGTTACGATGAAGAGGATAATAAGTTTTTCCGTTATCGCCGGGTTACTCTTGTTCGCATTATTAGGGACATGGGTAGTTATGTCCTTGAGATACGATGTGAAACCGGTTACGAGTGATATGCCATCCGGTATGGTTTTGATACCTGCCGGTAAATTTTTAATGGGAGGAGGCTCATATCGACAATCCGTTATTTACCTTGATTCTTACTACATCGATATATATGAGGTCACCAATCAAGATTATGAGAAATTCATCTTAGATGGTGGCTACCACAGAAGGGAATTATGGTCAAAGGAAGGTTGGGAATTCATCAAGGAAAATCAGATCGAAATGCCAGCAAATTGGATAGTAAAGTCAAAAAGTAAAGCTTCCATCGCTCCTCACCATCCAGTTGTGGGGATCAGTTGGTATGAAGCTCAAGCATATGCCAAGTGGGCGGGTAAACGATTGCCTACCGAAGCGGAATGGGAAAAAGCAGCACGCGGTACTGATGGACGGAGATATCCTTGGGGAAATGAATTTGATTGGACACGGGTGAGCTATGGAGGTTTAATACGATTATTGAACGTTGGAGCTTATCCGAAAGGAACTAGTATTTATGGATGTTTTGATATGAGCGGCAATGTCTGGGAATGGTGTTCGGATTGGTATTCCGAATCGGATTATCCTAGCGACCGTGGGCCTGATATGGGAACCTACCGTGTCTTACGTGGAGGAAGTTGGTCATCCACACGTTTACAGCTTCAGTGTAATTATCGTTATTATGCGTTACCTACGACTAGAGCATTTGACATCGGATTTCGATGCGCTAAAGACGTTAAATGAATCTTCACTTCATTTGGTTCCGTAATTTTAGGAGGTGATTTTATGCTAAAGCTCCTCATCCCTAAAGATTGGAAGTTGAAAATACTGGTATTACTATTATTTAGCATTTTTCCATGGTTCAAGGGGCTTTCATCGGAAAAAGTTTCACGATCTCCCAAAAGTATTTCAATTTCAGGTAGAGTCACAGAGCGTTCAAGCAGGAAACCGGTGGTCAGGGCGACGATCAAAGCCATCACATACGAAGGGAAAATCATCGAGGCGACAACCTCCCAAAAAGGAAAGTATCACCTGCACATCGAAGGATCGGCTATCGAACATCCACTCCACCTCATCGTCATGGCAAAGGGGATGATATATCAAGAGTTTATGCTATCCCCAAGCAAAAACGGATATCTAACCGATATCGACATCGAACTGGAACCCGGCCCGCCAGTCGAAGGGAAAGTTACGGACGAAAACGGCAACCCCA
This region of Candidatus Poribacteria bacterium genomic DNA includes:
- a CDS encoding SUMF1/EgtB/PvdO family nonheme iron enzyme, with protein sequence MKRIISFSVIAGLLLFALLGTWVVMSLRYDVKPVTSDMPSGMVLIPAGKFLMGGGSYRQSVIYLDSYYIDIYEVTNQDYEKFILDGGYHRRELWSKEGWEFIKENQIEMPANWIVKSKSKASIAPHHPVVGISWYEAQAYAKWAGKRLPTEAEWEKAARGTDGRRYPWGNEFDWTRVSYGGLIRLLNVGAYPKGTSIYGCFDMSGNVWEWCSDWYSESDYPSDRGPDMGTYRVLRGGSWSSTRLQLQCNYRYYALPTTRAFDIGFRCAKDVK